One part of the Esox lucius isolate fEsoLuc1 chromosome 10, fEsoLuc1.pri, whole genome shotgun sequence genome encodes these proteins:
- the pdcd6ip gene encoding programmed cell death 6-interacting protein isoform X2 — MATFISVPLKKSSEVDLVKPLSKFVTATYPAGEEQGEYIRSVEELNKLRKSALGRPLDKHESSLEILLRYYDQLCAVEAKFPFSENQLCLTFTWKDAFDKGSLFGGSVKLALASLGYEKTCVLFNAAALASQIALEQNLDSDEGLKAAAKFYQLASGAFGHIKDTVLSALNREPTMDISPETVGTLSLIMLAQAQEVFFLKATSDKMKDGIIAKLANQAADFYSDAFKQCQYKENLPKYFYFQEVLPVLAAKHCIMQANAELHQSILAKQKKHFGEEIARLQHAAELVKTVASRYDEYVSVKELSDKINRALTAAKKDNDFIYHDRVPEVKDLEHIGKAALVKATAITPPLSAKFTDLFEKMVPMAVQQSMSTYNQRKADTVNRLVGTMREATNLCNGVLASLNLPAALEDLSGDSIPQSIADKARAIVQQGGLQSIEQLIRDLPELLTRNREILDESLKMLDDEESTDSELRSKFNQRWNRTPSGDLYKPLRAEGGNFRSVLDKAVQADQVVRERYNTHCEMIALLCKPEAELSAALPSANPAKTLQGSEVVSVLRSQLSKLEEVKKEREGLEAEIKAVTFDMSTCFLTALAQDGAINEEALSVSQLDQLYGSYTQRVQASLRAQEGLLGNVQASHQEFSSLKQSNSEANDREEVLKKLASAHDSYVEITSNLKEGTKFYNDLTEILLKFQNKCSDIVFARKTERDELLKELQQSIAREPSAPSFNVPAYQTNPTATAAGPTPAPRTVFPEAKAPPPQRPPPPTFTPQAASAPGNPPSNQPQTGNPPPMAPPSQAQGPPYPTYQGYPGYAYQMPMGYNPYAAYGQYNMGTPMQPFVPYQQGPVPGQGGYPGAPPTHQSPYPYQQPAQQAPHQPYFPQP; from the exons ATGGCGACTTTCATTTCTGTCCCGTTAAAGAAGTCGTCTGAAGTAGATCTAGTAAAACCGCTTTCCAAATTTGTCACGGCGACATATCCAGCGGGTGAGGAGCAAGGTGAATATATCAGATCCGTGGAGGAGTTGAACAAGCTGCGCAAGAGTGCTCTGGGGAGGCCGCTGGACAAACACGAAAGCTCACTAGAAATCCTACTGAG GTACTATGACCAGCTATGTGCCGTGGAAGCCAAGTTTCCGTTCTCTGAAAACCAG CTGTGTCTAACCTTCACATGGAAAGATGCCTTTGATAAGGGCTCATTGTTCGGAGGCTCAGTCAAACTAG CCCTGGCCAGTCTGGGCTATGAGAAGACGTGTGTGTTGTTCAATGCGGCTGCTTTGGCCAGTCAGATCGCGCTAGAACAAAACCTGGACAGTGATGAAGGACTGAAGGCCGCAGCTAAATTCTACCAG CTGGCCAGCGGAGCGTTTGGGCACATTAAGGACACAGTGCTGTCAGCCCTGAATAGGGAGCCCACCATGGACATCTCTCCAGAGACCGTAGGGACCCTCAGCCTCATCATGCTGGCTCAGGCACAGGAGGTGTTCTTCCTCAAGGCTAcgtcag ATAAGATGAAAGATGGCATCATTGCCAAACTGGCCAATCAGGCAGCAGACTTTTACAGTGACGCCTTCAAGCAGTGCCAGTACAAGGAGAACCTGCCCAAG TATTTCTATTTCCAGGAGGTTTTGCCGGTGCTGGCAGCCAAACACTGCATCATGCAGGCCAATGCTGAACTGCACCAGTCCATCCTTGCCAAGCAGAAGAAACACTTTGGGGAGGAGATTGCTCGCCTTCAG CATGCAGCAGAGCTTGTGAAGACCGTAGCATCTCGCTACGATGAGTACGTCAGCGTGAAGGAACTGAGTGATAAGATCAACCGTGCTCTGACCGCTGCTAAGAAGGACAACGACTTCATCTACCACGACCGTGTCCCCGAGGTCAAAGACCTGGAACACATTGGCAAAGCAGCTCTAGTGAAAGCTACAGCCATCACACCTCCGCTCAGCGCCAAGTTCACTG ACTTGTTTGAGAAGATGGTGCCCATGGCGGTACAGCAGAGTATGAGTACGTACAACCAGAGAAAGGCTGACACTGTCAACAGACTGGTCGGAACCATGAGGGAAGCCACCAACCTCTGCAACGG TGTCTTGGCGTCTCTGAACCTGCCGGCGGCCCTGGAGGACCTATCTGGAGATTCTATCCCACAATCCATCGCTGATAAGGCCCGTGCCATTGTTCAGCAGGGGGGGCTGCAGAGCATAGAGCAGCTGATCCGAGACCTGCCTGAACTACTGACACGCAACAGAGAGATCCTGGATGAG TCTCTGAAAATGCTGGATGACGAGGAGTCGACAGACAGCGAGCTGAGGTCCAAGTTCAACCAACGCTGGAACAGAACTCCATCAGGAGATCTCTACAAACCCTTAAGAGCAG AGGGGGGCAACTTCCGCAGCGTGTTGGACAAGGCTGTGCAGGCCGACCAGGTGGTCAGGGAGCGATACAACACACACTGTGAGATGATCGCTCTGCTGTGTAAACCTGAGGCGGAGCTCTCTGCTGCCCTGCCGTCAGCCAACCCTGCTAAGACCCTGCAGGGCAGCGAG GTGGTGAGTGTGTTGCGTTCCCAGTTGTCCAAGCTCGAAGAAGTtaagaaagaaagggagggcCTGGAGGCGGAGATTAAGGCGGTGACCTTTGACATGTCCACCTGCTTCCTGACGGCTCTGGCCCAGGATGGGGCCATCAACGAGGAGGCGCTGTCAGTCAGCCAGCTGGACCAATTATACGGCAGCTACACCCAGAGGGTCCAGGCCAGCCTCCGCGCCCAGGAAGGGTTGCTGGGCAATGTGCAG GCATCTCACCAGGAGTTCTCCAGTCTGAAGCAGTCCAACTCGGAAGCTAACGATCGTGAGGAGGTGTTGAAGAAGCTGGCCTCTGCCCACGACAGCTATGTGGAGATCACCAGCAACTTGAAAGAGGGCACCAAG TTCTACAATGACCTCACCGAGATCCTGCTGAAGTTCCAGAACAAGTGCAGCGATATCGTCTTCGCCCGCAAGACAGAGCGGGACGAACTCCTCAA GGAGCTGCAGCAGAGCATCGCCAGGGAGCCCAGCGCCCCGTCCTTCAATGTCCCCGCCTACCAGACTAACCCCACCGCCACGGCCGCCGGACCCACCCCGGCACCCAGGACCGTCTTC CCCGAGGCCAAAGCCCCACCACCCCAGAGGCCCCCTCCTCCCACCTTCACCCCCCAGGCTGCCTCTGCGCCTGGCAACCCTCCCAGCAACCAGCCCCAAACAGGAAACCCCCCACCCATGGCCCCTCCCTCGCAGGCCCAGGGACCGCCGTACCCCACCTACCAGGGATACCCCGG GTACGCCTACCAGATGCCAATGGGTTACAACCCGTATGCGGCGTACGGCCAGTACAACATGGGAACCCCCATGCAGCCGTTCGTCCCCTATCAGCAGGGCCCCGTCCCTGGACAGGGGGGCTACCCTGGGGCCCCCCCAACGCATCAGTCCCCCTATCCCTACCAGCAGCCGGCCCAGCAAGCACCACACCAGCCATACTTCCCTCAACCTTAA
- the pdcd6ip gene encoding programmed cell death 6-interacting protein isoform X3: MATFISVPLKKSSEVDLVKPLSKFVTATYPAGEEQGEYIRSVEELNKLRKSALGRPLDKHESSLEILLRYYDQLCAVEAKFPFSENQLCLTFTWKDAFDKGSLFGGSVKLALASLGYEKTCVLFNAAALASQIALEQNLDSDEGLKAAAKFYQLASGAFGHIKDTVLSALNREPTMDISPETVGTLSLIMLAQAQEVFFLKATSDKMKDGIIAKLANQAADFYSDAFKQCQYKENLPKEVLPVLAAKHCIMQANAELHQSILAKQKKHFGEEIARLQHAAELVKTVASRYDEYVSVKELSDKINRALTAAKKDNDFIYHDRVPEVKDLEHIGKAALVKATAITPPLSAKFTDLFEKMVPMAVQQSMSTYNQRKADTVNRLVGTMREATNLCNGVLASLNLPAALEDLSGDSIPQSIADKARAIVQQGGLQSIEQLIRDLPELLTRNREILDESLKMLDDEESTDSELRSKFNQRWNRTPSGDLYKPLRAEGGNFRSVLDKAVQADQVVRERYNTHCEMIALLCKPEAELSAALPSANPAKTLQGSEVVSVLRSQLSKLEEVKKEREGLEAEIKAVTFDMSTCFLTALAQDGAINEEALSVSQLDQLYGSYTQRVQASLRAQEGLLGNVQASHQEFSSLKQSNSEANDREEVLKKLASAHDSYVEITSNLKEGTKFYNDLTEILLKFQNKCSDIVFARKTERDELLKELQQSIAREPSAPSFNVPAYQTNPTATAAGPTPAPRTVFQPEAKAPPPQRPPPPTFTPQAASAPGNPPSNQPQTGNPPPMAPPSQAQGPPYPTYQGYPGYAYQMPMGYNPYAAYGQYNMGTPMQPFVPYQQGPVPGQGGYPGAPPTHQSPYPYQQPAQQAPHQPYFPQP; encoded by the exons ATGGCGACTTTCATTTCTGTCCCGTTAAAGAAGTCGTCTGAAGTAGATCTAGTAAAACCGCTTTCCAAATTTGTCACGGCGACATATCCAGCGGGTGAGGAGCAAGGTGAATATATCAGATCCGTGGAGGAGTTGAACAAGCTGCGCAAGAGTGCTCTGGGGAGGCCGCTGGACAAACACGAAAGCTCACTAGAAATCCTACTGAG GTACTATGACCAGCTATGTGCCGTGGAAGCCAAGTTTCCGTTCTCTGAAAACCAG CTGTGTCTAACCTTCACATGGAAAGATGCCTTTGATAAGGGCTCATTGTTCGGAGGCTCAGTCAAACTAG CCCTGGCCAGTCTGGGCTATGAGAAGACGTGTGTGTTGTTCAATGCGGCTGCTTTGGCCAGTCAGATCGCGCTAGAACAAAACCTGGACAGTGATGAAGGACTGAAGGCCGCAGCTAAATTCTACCAG CTGGCCAGCGGAGCGTTTGGGCACATTAAGGACACAGTGCTGTCAGCCCTGAATAGGGAGCCCACCATGGACATCTCTCCAGAGACCGTAGGGACCCTCAGCCTCATCATGCTGGCTCAGGCACAGGAGGTGTTCTTCCTCAAGGCTAcgtcag ATAAGATGAAAGATGGCATCATTGCCAAACTGGCCAATCAGGCAGCAGACTTTTACAGTGACGCCTTCAAGCAGTGCCAGTACAAGGAGAACCTGCCCAAG GAGGTTTTGCCGGTGCTGGCAGCCAAACACTGCATCATGCAGGCCAATGCTGAACTGCACCAGTCCATCCTTGCCAAGCAGAAGAAACACTTTGGGGAGGAGATTGCTCGCCTTCAG CATGCAGCAGAGCTTGTGAAGACCGTAGCATCTCGCTACGATGAGTACGTCAGCGTGAAGGAACTGAGTGATAAGATCAACCGTGCTCTGACCGCTGCTAAGAAGGACAACGACTTCATCTACCACGACCGTGTCCCCGAGGTCAAAGACCTGGAACACATTGGCAAAGCAGCTCTAGTGAAAGCTACAGCCATCACACCTCCGCTCAGCGCCAAGTTCACTG ACTTGTTTGAGAAGATGGTGCCCATGGCGGTACAGCAGAGTATGAGTACGTACAACCAGAGAAAGGCTGACACTGTCAACAGACTGGTCGGAACCATGAGGGAAGCCACCAACCTCTGCAACGG TGTCTTGGCGTCTCTGAACCTGCCGGCGGCCCTGGAGGACCTATCTGGAGATTCTATCCCACAATCCATCGCTGATAAGGCCCGTGCCATTGTTCAGCAGGGGGGGCTGCAGAGCATAGAGCAGCTGATCCGAGACCTGCCTGAACTACTGACACGCAACAGAGAGATCCTGGATGAG TCTCTGAAAATGCTGGATGACGAGGAGTCGACAGACAGCGAGCTGAGGTCCAAGTTCAACCAACGCTGGAACAGAACTCCATCAGGAGATCTCTACAAACCCTTAAGAGCAG AGGGGGGCAACTTCCGCAGCGTGTTGGACAAGGCTGTGCAGGCCGACCAGGTGGTCAGGGAGCGATACAACACACACTGTGAGATGATCGCTCTGCTGTGTAAACCTGAGGCGGAGCTCTCTGCTGCCCTGCCGTCAGCCAACCCTGCTAAGACCCTGCAGGGCAGCGAG GTGGTGAGTGTGTTGCGTTCCCAGTTGTCCAAGCTCGAAGAAGTtaagaaagaaagggagggcCTGGAGGCGGAGATTAAGGCGGTGACCTTTGACATGTCCACCTGCTTCCTGACGGCTCTGGCCCAGGATGGGGCCATCAACGAGGAGGCGCTGTCAGTCAGCCAGCTGGACCAATTATACGGCAGCTACACCCAGAGGGTCCAGGCCAGCCTCCGCGCCCAGGAAGGGTTGCTGGGCAATGTGCAG GCATCTCACCAGGAGTTCTCCAGTCTGAAGCAGTCCAACTCGGAAGCTAACGATCGTGAGGAGGTGTTGAAGAAGCTGGCCTCTGCCCACGACAGCTATGTGGAGATCACCAGCAACTTGAAAGAGGGCACCAAG TTCTACAATGACCTCACCGAGATCCTGCTGAAGTTCCAGAACAAGTGCAGCGATATCGTCTTCGCCCGCAAGACAGAGCGGGACGAACTCCTCAA GGAGCTGCAGCAGAGCATCGCCAGGGAGCCCAGCGCCCCGTCCTTCAATGTCCCCGCCTACCAGACTAACCCCACCGCCACGGCCGCCGGACCCACCCCGGCACCCAGGACCGTCTTC CAGCCCGAGGCCAAAGCCCCACCACCCCAGAGGCCCCCTCCTCCCACCTTCACCCCCCAGGCTGCCTCTGCGCCTGGCAACCCTCCCAGCAACCAGCCCCAAACAGGAAACCCCCCACCCATGGCCCCTCCCTCGCAGGCCCAGGGACCGCCGTACCCCACCTACCAGGGATACCCCGG GTACGCCTACCAGATGCCAATGGGTTACAACCCGTATGCGGCGTACGGCCAGTACAACATGGGAACCCCCATGCAGCCGTTCGTCCCCTATCAGCAGGGCCCCGTCCCTGGACAGGGGGGCTACCCTGGGGCCCCCCCAACGCATCAGTCCCCCTATCCCTACCAGCAGCCGGCCCAGCAAGCACCACACCAGCCATACTTCCCTCAACCTTAA
- the pdcd6ip gene encoding programmed cell death 6-interacting protein isoform X1, protein MATFISVPLKKSSEVDLVKPLSKFVTATYPAGEEQGEYIRSVEELNKLRKSALGRPLDKHESSLEILLRYYDQLCAVEAKFPFSENQLCLTFTWKDAFDKGSLFGGSVKLALASLGYEKTCVLFNAAALASQIALEQNLDSDEGLKAAAKFYQLASGAFGHIKDTVLSALNREPTMDISPETVGTLSLIMLAQAQEVFFLKATSDKMKDGIIAKLANQAADFYSDAFKQCQYKENLPKYFYFQEVLPVLAAKHCIMQANAELHQSILAKQKKHFGEEIARLQHAAELVKTVASRYDEYVSVKELSDKINRALTAAKKDNDFIYHDRVPEVKDLEHIGKAALVKATAITPPLSAKFTDLFEKMVPMAVQQSMSTYNQRKADTVNRLVGTMREATNLCNGVLASLNLPAALEDLSGDSIPQSIADKARAIVQQGGLQSIEQLIRDLPELLTRNREILDESLKMLDDEESTDSELRSKFNQRWNRTPSGDLYKPLRAEGGNFRSVLDKAVQADQVVRERYNTHCEMIALLCKPEAELSAALPSANPAKTLQGSEVVSVLRSQLSKLEEVKKEREGLEAEIKAVTFDMSTCFLTALAQDGAINEEALSVSQLDQLYGSYTQRVQASLRAQEGLLGNVQASHQEFSSLKQSNSEANDREEVLKKLASAHDSYVEITSNLKEGTKFYNDLTEILLKFQNKCSDIVFARKTERDELLKELQQSIAREPSAPSFNVPAYQTNPTATAAGPTPAPRTVFQPEAKAPPPQRPPPPTFTPQAASAPGNPPSNQPQTGNPPPMAPPSQAQGPPYPTYQGYPGYAYQMPMGYNPYAAYGQYNMGTPMQPFVPYQQGPVPGQGGYPGAPPTHQSPYPYQQPAQQAPHQPYFPQP, encoded by the exons ATGGCGACTTTCATTTCTGTCCCGTTAAAGAAGTCGTCTGAAGTAGATCTAGTAAAACCGCTTTCCAAATTTGTCACGGCGACATATCCAGCGGGTGAGGAGCAAGGTGAATATATCAGATCCGTGGAGGAGTTGAACAAGCTGCGCAAGAGTGCTCTGGGGAGGCCGCTGGACAAACACGAAAGCTCACTAGAAATCCTACTGAG GTACTATGACCAGCTATGTGCCGTGGAAGCCAAGTTTCCGTTCTCTGAAAACCAG CTGTGTCTAACCTTCACATGGAAAGATGCCTTTGATAAGGGCTCATTGTTCGGAGGCTCAGTCAAACTAG CCCTGGCCAGTCTGGGCTATGAGAAGACGTGTGTGTTGTTCAATGCGGCTGCTTTGGCCAGTCAGATCGCGCTAGAACAAAACCTGGACAGTGATGAAGGACTGAAGGCCGCAGCTAAATTCTACCAG CTGGCCAGCGGAGCGTTTGGGCACATTAAGGACACAGTGCTGTCAGCCCTGAATAGGGAGCCCACCATGGACATCTCTCCAGAGACCGTAGGGACCCTCAGCCTCATCATGCTGGCTCAGGCACAGGAGGTGTTCTTCCTCAAGGCTAcgtcag ATAAGATGAAAGATGGCATCATTGCCAAACTGGCCAATCAGGCAGCAGACTTTTACAGTGACGCCTTCAAGCAGTGCCAGTACAAGGAGAACCTGCCCAAG TATTTCTATTTCCAGGAGGTTTTGCCGGTGCTGGCAGCCAAACACTGCATCATGCAGGCCAATGCTGAACTGCACCAGTCCATCCTTGCCAAGCAGAAGAAACACTTTGGGGAGGAGATTGCTCGCCTTCAG CATGCAGCAGAGCTTGTGAAGACCGTAGCATCTCGCTACGATGAGTACGTCAGCGTGAAGGAACTGAGTGATAAGATCAACCGTGCTCTGACCGCTGCTAAGAAGGACAACGACTTCATCTACCACGACCGTGTCCCCGAGGTCAAAGACCTGGAACACATTGGCAAAGCAGCTCTAGTGAAAGCTACAGCCATCACACCTCCGCTCAGCGCCAAGTTCACTG ACTTGTTTGAGAAGATGGTGCCCATGGCGGTACAGCAGAGTATGAGTACGTACAACCAGAGAAAGGCTGACACTGTCAACAGACTGGTCGGAACCATGAGGGAAGCCACCAACCTCTGCAACGG TGTCTTGGCGTCTCTGAACCTGCCGGCGGCCCTGGAGGACCTATCTGGAGATTCTATCCCACAATCCATCGCTGATAAGGCCCGTGCCATTGTTCAGCAGGGGGGGCTGCAGAGCATAGAGCAGCTGATCCGAGACCTGCCTGAACTACTGACACGCAACAGAGAGATCCTGGATGAG TCTCTGAAAATGCTGGATGACGAGGAGTCGACAGACAGCGAGCTGAGGTCCAAGTTCAACCAACGCTGGAACAGAACTCCATCAGGAGATCTCTACAAACCCTTAAGAGCAG AGGGGGGCAACTTCCGCAGCGTGTTGGACAAGGCTGTGCAGGCCGACCAGGTGGTCAGGGAGCGATACAACACACACTGTGAGATGATCGCTCTGCTGTGTAAACCTGAGGCGGAGCTCTCTGCTGCCCTGCCGTCAGCCAACCCTGCTAAGACCCTGCAGGGCAGCGAG GTGGTGAGTGTGTTGCGTTCCCAGTTGTCCAAGCTCGAAGAAGTtaagaaagaaagggagggcCTGGAGGCGGAGATTAAGGCGGTGACCTTTGACATGTCCACCTGCTTCCTGACGGCTCTGGCCCAGGATGGGGCCATCAACGAGGAGGCGCTGTCAGTCAGCCAGCTGGACCAATTATACGGCAGCTACACCCAGAGGGTCCAGGCCAGCCTCCGCGCCCAGGAAGGGTTGCTGGGCAATGTGCAG GCATCTCACCAGGAGTTCTCCAGTCTGAAGCAGTCCAACTCGGAAGCTAACGATCGTGAGGAGGTGTTGAAGAAGCTGGCCTCTGCCCACGACAGCTATGTGGAGATCACCAGCAACTTGAAAGAGGGCACCAAG TTCTACAATGACCTCACCGAGATCCTGCTGAAGTTCCAGAACAAGTGCAGCGATATCGTCTTCGCCCGCAAGACAGAGCGGGACGAACTCCTCAA GGAGCTGCAGCAGAGCATCGCCAGGGAGCCCAGCGCCCCGTCCTTCAATGTCCCCGCCTACCAGACTAACCCCACCGCCACGGCCGCCGGACCCACCCCGGCACCCAGGACCGTCTTC CAGCCCGAGGCCAAAGCCCCACCACCCCAGAGGCCCCCTCCTCCCACCTTCACCCCCCAGGCTGCCTCTGCGCCTGGCAACCCTCCCAGCAACCAGCCCCAAACAGGAAACCCCCCACCCATGGCCCCTCCCTCGCAGGCCCAGGGACCGCCGTACCCCACCTACCAGGGATACCCCGG GTACGCCTACCAGATGCCAATGGGTTACAACCCGTATGCGGCGTACGGCCAGTACAACATGGGAACCCCCATGCAGCCGTTCGTCCCCTATCAGCAGGGCCCCGTCCCTGGACAGGGGGGCTACCCTGGGGCCCCCCCAACGCATCAGTCCCCCTATCCCTACCAGCAGCCGGCCCAGCAAGCACCACACCAGCCATACTTCCCTCAACCTTAA